A portion of the Kribbella jejuensis genome contains these proteins:
- a CDS encoding phytoene desaturase family protein — protein MLPRSVDAVVIGSGPNGLVSAITLADAGWDVLVLEAADTFGGAVRSAEDGGWISDRFSSNYPLGVASPVIRALELEKFGLKWSHAPLPLVHLLDEDGAAAAIHPDPEDTAKSLGAEHPGDGDAWLRLYQQYVSIREPLLNALLTTWPPVGPGLKLVRKLGSAGELLRFARFMAMPMHRMGQELFDGRQGPAILAGNALHADAPLAGSVSGTMGWLLAMLAQDVGFPVAAGGSSALSGALVRRAERAGALLVRGLPVTGVDVSGGRVTAVRTGSGEVVTVERAVIADTSAPVLYGKLLPEALIPAGLRRDLDERFEWDYPTVKLNFRLSGPIPWKAVEAHSAGVVHLGGTADDLVHLSADLDTGRVPSQPFLLIGQTTKSDASRSPAGAEAVWAYAHLPRGIADDASAEKLAGRMERAIERFAPGFGDLVVGRDLQRPSGLESADAALGFGALGGGTMQLHQQLVFRPTIGLGSARTFVDGLYLGSSAIHPGGGVHGACGHLAARTALRDASLLGPLTRKLPTAALRHLQR, from the coding sequence ATGCTGCCGCGCAGTGTTGATGCCGTGGTGATCGGTTCCGGGCCGAACGGGCTGGTGAGTGCGATCACGCTTGCCGACGCGGGCTGGGACGTGCTCGTCCTGGAGGCCGCCGACACGTTCGGTGGGGCCGTCCGGTCGGCCGAGGACGGCGGCTGGATCAGCGATCGTTTCAGTTCGAACTACCCGCTCGGGGTCGCGTCGCCGGTGATCCGCGCGCTGGAGCTGGAGAAGTTCGGACTGAAGTGGTCGCACGCGCCGCTCCCGCTGGTGCATCTGCTCGACGAGGACGGCGCCGCCGCCGCGATCCACCCGGACCCGGAGGACACCGCGAAGTCGCTCGGCGCGGAGCACCCCGGCGACGGTGACGCCTGGTTGCGGCTCTACCAGCAGTACGTGTCGATCCGCGAGCCACTGCTGAACGCGCTGCTCACCACCTGGCCGCCGGTCGGCCCAGGGCTGAAGCTGGTGCGCAAGCTCGGCTCGGCAGGGGAGCTGCTGCGGTTCGCGCGGTTCATGGCGATGCCGATGCACCGGATGGGCCAGGAGCTGTTCGACGGGCGGCAGGGACCCGCGATCCTCGCCGGGAACGCGCTGCACGCCGATGCCCCGCTGGCAGGCAGCGTCAGCGGCACGATGGGCTGGCTGCTCGCGATGCTGGCGCAGGATGTCGGGTTCCCGGTGGCGGCCGGCGGCTCGTCCGCGCTGTCCGGCGCGCTCGTACGCCGGGCCGAGCGGGCCGGGGCGCTCCTCGTCCGGGGCCTGCCGGTGACCGGTGTCGACGTCTCCGGTGGCCGCGTCACCGCCGTACGGACTGGTTCGGGCGAGGTCGTCACCGTCGAGCGGGCTGTGATCGCGGATACCTCCGCGCCGGTCCTGTACGGCAAACTGTTGCCGGAGGCACTCATTCCGGCTGGGTTGCGGCGGGACCTGGACGAGCGCTTCGAGTGGGACTATCCGACCGTCAAGCTGAACTTCCGGCTGAGCGGGCCGATCCCGTGGAAGGCGGTCGAGGCGCACTCGGCCGGCGTCGTCCATCTCGGCGGTACGGCGGACGACCTGGTGCACCTGTCGGCCGACCTCGACACCGGGCGAGTGCCCTCGCAGCCGTTCCTGCTGATCGGGCAGACCACGAAGTCCGACGCGTCGCGGTCGCCCGCGGGCGCGGAAGCCGTCTGGGCGTACGCGCATCTGCCGCGCGGGATCGCCGACGACGCGTCCGCGGAGAAGCTGGCCGGGCGGATGGAACGCGCGATCGAGCGGTTCGCGCCCGGGTTCGGTGACCTGGTGGTCGGGCGCGACCTGCAGCGGCCGTCCGGGCTGGAGTCAGCGGACGCCGCGCTCGGCTTCGGTGCGCTCGGTGGCGGGACGATGCAGCTGCACCAGCAGTTGGTGTTCCGGCCGACGATCGGCCTGGGCAGCGCGCGGACGTTCGTCGACGGCCTGTACCTCGGCAGCTCGGCGATCCACCCCGGGGGCGGTGTCCACGGCGCGTGCGGTCACCTCGCCGCTCGTACCGCGCTCCGCGACGCGTCGTTGCTCGGCCCGTTGACCCGCAAACTTCCGACCGCCGCCCTTCGCCACCTCCAGCGCTGA
- a CDS encoding TIGR03668 family PPOX class F420-dependent oxidoreductase, with product MRLDEAVCRARVAAGRVGRLATVGADLRPHLVPVTYAVHGDELFVAVDQKPKSTTALKRLRNIAAHPEVALLVDEYDEDWTHLWWVRVDGAAHVVPENASAVGLLVAKYPQYEADPPQGPVIVIRADGWSGWSYQGE from the coding sequence ATGCGGTTGGACGAGGCAGTGTGCAGGGCGCGCGTCGCGGCAGGCCGGGTCGGCCGGTTGGCGACCGTCGGGGCTGACCTGCGCCCGCACCTCGTCCCGGTGACCTACGCCGTCCACGGCGACGAACTGTTCGTCGCGGTCGACCAGAAGCCGAAGTCGACGACCGCGCTGAAGCGGTTGCGGAACATCGCGGCGCACCCGGAGGTCGCGCTGCTTGTGGACGAATACGACGAGGACTGGACGCATCTGTGGTGGGTCCGCGTGGACGGGGCGGCGCACGTGGTGCCCGAGAACGCGTCGGCAGTCGGACTGCTGGTCGCCAAGTACCCGCAGTACGAGGCCGATCCGCCGCAGGGTCCGGTGATCGTGATCCGGGCTGACGGATGGTCGGGCTGGTCGTATCAAGGGGAGTGA
- a CDS encoding HpcH/HpaI aldolase/citrate lyase family protein gives MLTALYVPANRPDRFAKAVAADPDLVVFDLEDAVPVADKADARGWAVAWVAANASGPVEIRVNALHSPWIADDLAAICAVPSVRLRVPKVESAADVHAVLEKVPSARITALIESPLGVERAFEIATADPRVVAVALGEADLSSALGVDSPAGLAWSRARLVSASRAAGLGAPMMSVYPNVHDLDGLRKTSQEGRALGFVGRTAIHPRQLSTIVEAFTPTPAQVTAAEELLAAVEKADVTNGGVLVLPDGRMVDPAMIGRAREVTALMREIESRR, from the coding sequence ATGCTGACCGCACTGTACGTGCCGGCCAACCGGCCGGACCGGTTCGCGAAAGCTGTTGCCGCGGACCCCGATCTGGTGGTGTTCGACCTGGAGGACGCGGTACCGGTCGCCGACAAGGCGGACGCCCGCGGCTGGGCGGTCGCGTGGGTGGCCGCGAATGCGTCGGGTCCGGTGGAGATCCGGGTGAACGCGTTGCATTCGCCGTGGATCGCGGACGACCTGGCCGCGATCTGCGCCGTCCCGTCGGTGCGGTTGCGGGTGCCCAAGGTGGAAAGCGCCGCCGACGTGCACGCCGTACTGGAAAAGGTGCCTTCGGCAAGGATCACGGCCCTGATCGAGTCGCCGTTGGGGGTTGAGCGAGCCTTCGAGATCGCGACCGCCGACCCGCGGGTGGTAGCGGTCGCCCTCGGCGAAGCGGACCTGTCCAGCGCACTGGGAGTCGACAGCCCCGCGGGTCTCGCCTGGTCACGCGCACGACTCGTCTCAGCCTCCCGAGCCGCCGGTCTGGGCGCCCCGATGATGTCGGTCTACCCGAATGTCCACGACCTCGACGGTCTGCGGAAGACCTCACAGGAAGGCCGGGCGCTCGGATTCGTCGGCCGTACCGCGATCCACCCTCGGCAGCTGTCGACGATCGTGGAAGCGTTCACGCCGACGCCCGCGCAGGTGACGGCGGCGGAGGAGCTGCTGGCAGCAGTAGAGAAGGCCGATGTGACGAACGGCGGCGTCCTGGTGCTCCCAGACGGCCGGATGGTCGATCCGGCGATGATCGGCCGCGCCCGCGAGGTCACGGCGTTGATGCGAGAGATCGAATCCCGGCGCTGA
- a CDS encoding CaiB/BaiF CoA transferase family protein, with translation MRPAPLEGVKVLEAATLFAGPLAATFLGDFGADVTKIEHPSRPDAARTHGASKDGVGLWFKTLGRNKRLATLDLSRGRDVFLSLVRSHDVLVENFRPGTLERWGLGPDVLLEANPRLVIARVTAFGQVGPWSRRPGFGSLAEAMSGFAAVTGEPDGPPTLPPFGLADGITALATAYAVLVALRERDRSGAGQVIDMAIIEPILMMLGGGITAYQQTGYVQPRLGNRSSNNAPRNVYKTADGRWVAVSTSSQSIAERVVTLVGRPDLVAQPWFATGRERAEHADELDDAVGSWIAERPLELVMEEFEKAEAAVGPVHDIRGIVSDPQYAALGTIVSVDDDELGGPVAMQNVLFRLSESPGEIKWAGRPHGANTDEVLAEIGVTPDQLAALRAAGVV, from the coding sequence ATGAGGCCTGCTCCGCTCGAGGGCGTGAAGGTGCTGGAGGCGGCGACGCTGTTCGCGGGGCCGCTGGCGGCGACCTTCCTCGGCGACTTCGGTGCCGACGTCACGAAGATCGAGCACCCGTCCCGGCCTGATGCCGCGCGCACGCACGGCGCGTCGAAGGACGGGGTCGGGCTGTGGTTCAAGACCCTGGGCCGGAACAAGCGGCTCGCGACGCTGGACCTGTCCCGTGGTCGCGACGTGTTTCTGTCGCTGGTCCGTTCGCATGACGTTCTGGTGGAGAACTTCCGGCCGGGAACGTTGGAGCGCTGGGGTCTCGGGCCGGACGTGTTGCTGGAGGCGAATCCGCGGCTGGTGATCGCGCGGGTGACCGCGTTCGGGCAGGTCGGGCCGTGGTCCCGGCGGCCCGGATTCGGGTCGCTGGCGGAGGCGATGAGCGGGTTCGCGGCGGTGACCGGGGAGCCGGACGGTCCGCCGACGCTGCCGCCGTTCGGGCTCGCGGACGGGATCACCGCGCTGGCCACCGCGTACGCCGTACTGGTCGCGTTGCGTGAGCGGGATCGCTCCGGGGCCGGGCAGGTGATCGACATGGCGATCATCGAGCCGATCCTGATGATGCTCGGCGGCGGCATCACGGCGTACCAGCAGACCGGGTACGTGCAGCCGCGGCTCGGGAACCGGTCGTCGAACAACGCCCCGCGGAACGTGTACAAGACGGCCGACGGTCGGTGGGTGGCTGTGTCGACCAGTTCGCAGAGCATCGCCGAGCGGGTCGTCACGCTGGTCGGGCGTCCGGACCTGGTCGCGCAGCCGTGGTTCGCGACGGGCCGGGAGCGGGCGGAGCACGCCGACGAGCTGGACGACGCGGTCGGGTCGTGGATCGCGGAGCGGCCGCTGGAGCTCGTGATGGAGGAGTTCGAGAAGGCCGAGGCCGCGGTCGGGCCGGTGCACGACATCCGCGGCATCGTCAGCGATCCGCAGTACGCCGCGCTCGGGACGATCGTCAGCGTCGACGACGACGAGCTCGGCGGGCCGGTGGCGATGCAGAACGTGTTGTTCCGGCTGTCCGAGTCGCCGGGGGAGATCAAGTGGGCCGGGCGGCCGCACGGCGCGAACACCGACGAGGTGCTCGCCGAGATCGGCGTCACGCCCGACCAACTGGCGGCCCTGCGCGCGGCCGGCGTGGTGTGA